A genomic segment from Acyrthosiphon pisum isolate AL4f chromosome A3, pea_aphid_22Mar2018_4r6ur, whole genome shotgun sequence encodes:
- the LOC100159381 gene encoding eukaryotic translation initiation factor 3 subunit D, translated as MPEEVPHFVPPEIQNNPFGWGPCEMPDQFKDMPYQPFSKGDRIGKISDWTGLSQDKKYLNKYQSQFGGGTQYTYYHEEDENTFHLVDTARVQKPPYQRGRHFRQGGRMMRGQGGRGGISRLPGGSNQFQSLGKLNKLQRDRKNPNARRGWNNKQGGRSNKNNMQMKSRDASVTVRADWNTIEEMDFVRFSKLSLPTVKEPEDLVCCGSLEYYDKSYDRINVKNEKPLQRVDRLFHTVTTTDDPIIRKLVKTVGNVYATDAILACLMCCTRSNYSWDIVIEKVGDKLFFDKRDNTEFDLLTVNETAVEPPSEEANSLNSPRNLALEATFINHNFSQQVLKTGEARYKFEEANPFVSDDETDGEVASVAYRYRKWDLDNGIVLVARCEHDSVLQVPNGDLQFLTIKALNEWDSKLSGGVDWRHKLDVQRGGVLATELRNNACKLAKWTVQALLAGSDYIKFGYVSRVQVRDSSKHVILGTQQYKPTEFATQINLNMDNAWGILRCIIDLCMKQKDGKYLIMKDPNKPLIRLYDIPDNTFDSDNDENEDEEIGEKSTIPAELLPPNP; from the exons ATGCCGGAAGAAGTGCCTCATTTCGTGCCCccagaaatacagaataatcCGTTCGGATGGGGACCGTGCGAAATGCCCGACCAGTTTAAGGACATGCCATATCAACCGTTCTCAAAAGGAGATCGTATTGGAAAA ATTTCCGACTGGACTGGCTTGTCGCAGGACAAGAAATATTTGA ACAAATATCAATCTCAATTCGGTGGTGGTACtcagtatacatattatcatgaaGAAGATGAAAATACATTCCACTTGGTAGACACGGCTCGCGTACAAAAACCGCCTTACCAGCGGGGTCGTCATTTCCGTCAAGGAGGTCGTATGATGCGCGGACAAGGTGGCCGTGGTGGTATTTCACGTTTACCTGGTGGTTCTAATCAATTCCAATCACTTGGAAAATTGAACAAACTTCAaag aGATCGTAAAAATCCAAATGCTCGTAGAGGTTGGAATAATAAGCAAGGTGGGCgatccaataaaaataatatgcaaatgaaGAGTCGAGATGCTTCAGTTACTGTGAGAGCAGATTGGAATACTATTGAAGAGATGGACTTTGTTAGATTTTCGAAATTATCTTTGCCTACCGTTAAAGAACCTGAAGATCT tgtatGTTGCGGTTCTTtggaatattatgataagtCATATGACCGAATAAATGTAAAGAACGAAAAGCCATTGCAACGTGTTGATAGACTTTTCCATACTGTTACTACTACTGATGATCCAATTATAAGAAAA ttggtgAAAACTGTGGGTAATGTTTATGCTACAGATGCTATATTAGCATGCTTAATGTGTTGTACTCGATCTAACTACAGCTGGGACATAGTTATTGAAAAAGTTGGTGATAAACTGTTCTTTGATAAGAGAGATAATACTGAATTTG ATTTACTTACTGTCAATGAAACAGCAGTAGAACCTCCATCGGAAGAAGCAAATAGCTTGAATTCTCCAAGGAACTTGGCATTAGAAGCTACATTTATCAACCATAATTTTTCGCAGCAAGTATTAAAGAct gGAGAAGCAAGATACAAGTTTGAAGAAGCCAATCCATTTGTGTCAGATGATGAAACTGATGGGGAAGTAGCATCTGTTGCTTATCGATACCGGAAGTGGGATCTGGATAATGGAATTGTATTGGTTGCTAGATGTGAGCATGACTCAGTATTACAAGTACCAAATGGAGATTTACAGTTTTTGACCATTAAAGCACTTAATGAATGGGACTCAAAA tTGTCTGGTGGAGTAGATTGGCGTCACAAGTTGGATGTACAACGTGGAGGAGTTTTAGCTACTGAATTACGAAACAATGCTTGTAAATTAGCTAAATGGACGGTACAAGCTTTACTTGCTGGCTCTGATTACATAAAGTTTGGATATGTTAGCCGCGTACAAGTTCGTGATTCGTCCAAGCATGTTATATTAGGCACACAACAATACAAACCTACTGAATTTGCCACTCAAATAAATCTGAACATGGATAATGCATGGGGAATACTACGATGTATCATAGATTTGTGCATGAAGCAAAAGGATGGAAAATATCTCATAATGAAAGACCCAAACAAG CCGCTCATTCGTTTGTATGACATTCCTGATAACACTTTTGATTCAGATAATGATGAAAATGAAGATGAAGAAATTG gtgaaAAATCTACGATACCGGCTGAGCTTCTTCCACCAAATCCTTaa